Proteins encoded together in one candidate division KSB1 bacterium window:
- a CDS encoding DUF2203 domain-containing protein: MQRLFTLEEARKALPLVRRIAADLHNCVEQLSAIQGGLSFIYGAMKLDEFADAQRSEIETIRLRIDALGEELREIGVELKGLQPVLVDFRALRAREEVYLCWAYDEETITHWHSLDEGFKARRPL, translated from the coding sequence ATGCAGCGCTTGTTCACACTCGAAGAGGCCCGCAAGGCCCTCCCGCTGGTCCGCCGCATCGCCGCCGACCTGCATAACTGTGTCGAACAACTTTCCGCGATTCAGGGCGGCCTGTCCTTCATTTACGGAGCCATGAAACTTGACGAATTCGCCGACGCGCAACGCTCCGAAATCGAGACCATCCGTCTGCGAATCGATGCGCTGGGCGAAGAATTGCGCGAAATCGGCGTCGAACTCAAGGGACTGCAACCGGTACTTGTGGACTTCCGCGCGCTACGGGCCCGCGAAGAGGTCTATCTCTGCTGGGCCTATGACGAGGAGACCATCACTCACTGGCACTCGCTGGACGAGGGCTTCAAAGCCCGCCGCCCCCTCTGA
- a CDS encoding TatD family hydrolase produces MIDTHCHLYYDDFHADLDAVIQRARDAGVEKMITIAVDKPTAEQCLALATRFPGVVYAAIGVHPSEVDRVSEDDLLWIEAMVGDPAVVAVGEIGLDIYRGETNLENQIRLFERMLQLANHVGLPAIIHHRAAGSRTLDVVRAMHCSRGVFHCFSEEYAYACAVLDQGMNVSFTGNITYKNSRLPELAARLPLERLLLETDAPYMAPVPVRGKRCEPLHIRDVALKLAEIHGRPVAEVDLVTTRNAVRLFFADTLVAT; encoded by the coding sequence TTGATCGACACCCACTGCCACCTCTACTACGATGACTTCCACGCTGACCTCGACGCGGTGATCCAACGCGCGCGCGACGCCGGCGTCGAAAAGATGATCACCATCGCCGTGGACAAACCCACCGCCGAACAGTGCCTGGCGCTCGCCACGCGCTTCCCCGGTGTCGTCTATGCGGCCATCGGTGTCCATCCGTCAGAGGTGGACCGCGTGAGCGAGGACGATCTGCTGTGGATCGAAGCCATGGTCGGCGATCCCGCCGTCGTGGCCGTGGGTGAAATCGGGCTCGATATTTACCGCGGTGAAACCAATCTCGAAAACCAGATCCGTCTGTTCGAACGTATGCTGCAACTCGCCAATCACGTCGGTCTGCCCGCGATCATCCATCACCGCGCCGCCGGATCGCGGACGCTCGACGTCGTTAGGGCCATGCACTGCTCCCGCGGCGTCTTCCACTGCTTCAGCGAGGAGTATGCCTACGCCTGCGCCGTGTTGGACCAGGGAATGAACGTCTCGTTTACCGGAAATATCACCTACAAGAACTCGCGGCTGCCGGAGTTGGCCGCGCGGCTCCCGCTCGAGCGCTTGCTGCTCGAAACCGACGCGCCGTACATGGCCCCCGTCCCGGTTCGCGGCAAGCGCTGCGAACCGCTGCACATCCGCGACGTCGCCCTGAAGCTCGCTGAAATCCACGGCCGACCGGTGGCGGAAGTCGATCTCGTGACCACCCGGAATGCCGTGCGGCTGTTCTTCGCCGACACGCTGGTGGCCACCTGA
- a CDS encoding CHAD domain-containing protein — translation MDFGPSDSPPDPALCRFAAKAIRKRLRALAKEHAGARAAKDPECVHRMRVASRRLNIALNQFAPCFPERQFKRWHAALRRLRQALGDARDLDVQIRFLESLLPTITMGTPPLTEGQGGGADSSESPPNSIGGATLGHPPVHGGAGGGELARHLIPGIVRVLLRKRQRRERLQKEVIRAIDRFEDDDILHGIRAGILAIHDSDEEADAPAETSRELTAMAGLAIQERLDELLQWERCVNDPDRIDDHHAMRIAAKHLRYTMELFGPVFADELKADIEICKACQELLGNIHDADVWIDQLPRFIEKERGRTLDYHGHGKPMETLLPGIQWLDARCRSARHEQFAAFQERWRKLRADRVWEQLSNRVSELPPAPNSAAEPE, via the coding sequence TTGGATTTCGGACCGTCTGACTCCCCGCCCGATCCCGCGCTCTGCCGCTTCGCCGCCAAGGCGATCCGCAAACGCCTGCGCGCACTCGCCAAAGAACACGCCGGCGCCCGTGCGGCAAAGGATCCCGAGTGCGTGCATCGCATGCGCGTGGCCAGCCGACGCCTAAACATCGCGCTCAATCAATTCGCGCCCTGCTTCCCCGAACGCCAGTTCAAACGCTGGCATGCCGCGCTGCGCCGTTTGCGCCAGGCCCTCGGCGATGCCCGCGATCTCGATGTCCAAATCCGCTTTCTGGAATCCCTGCTTCCCACGATCACAATGGGCACCCCTCCGCTTACGGAAGGGCAGGGAGGGGGCGCCGACTCATCTGAGTCCCCCCCCAACTCGATTGGGGGGGCTACCTTGGGGCACCCCCCCGTTCACGGGGGGGCAGGGGGGGGTGAGTTGGCCCGTCACCTCATCCCCGGCATCGTCCGCGTCCTGCTGCGCAAACGTCAGCGCCGCGAACGCCTGCAAAAGGAAGTGATTCGCGCCATCGACCGCTTCGAGGACGATGACATTCTGCACGGGATCCGCGCCGGAATTCTCGCAATTCATGACAGCGATGAAGAAGCCGACGCTCCGGCGGAAACTTCGCGCGAGCTGACGGCCATGGCCGGCCTCGCCATTCAGGAGCGCCTCGATGAACTTCTGCAATGGGAACGCTGTGTCAACGATCCCGACCGCATCGACGATCATCATGCCATGCGGATCGCCGCCAAGCACCTCCGCTACACCATGGAACTGTTCGGTCCGGTTTTCGCCGATGAACTGAAAGCCGACATCGAAATCTGCAAGGCCTGTCAGGAGCTGCTCGGCAACATTCACGATGCCGATGTCTGGATCGACCAATTGCCGCGCTTCATCGAAAAAGAGCGCGGGCGCACGCTGGACTATCACGGCCACGGCAAGCCGATGGAGACGCTGCTCCCCGGAATCCAATGGCTCGATGCCCGTTGCCGCTCCGCTCGCCACGAGCAGTTCGCCGCCTTTCAGGAACGCTGGCGAAAACTCCGCGCCGACCGCGTCTGGGAACAGCTCTCCAACCGAGTCTCCGAGCTGCCGCCAGCTCCGAATTCCGCCGCCGAGCCGGAATAA
- a CDS encoding peptide MFS transporter — MLSILTLYMDESLHFENSTIGQIYGGYIGLVYFTPLIGGWLADRFLGFRKAIYLGGVIMGLGHLSLAFASLPFFFTGLICLIIGNGLFKPNISTILGNLYHDLPEKRDDAYNIFYMGINLGAFASPLVAAYLRAHFGWHYAFGAAGIGMLFSLAIFHIFKRHVLAGDITPGTRSTQKNRSSVELTPKQERDRITALLLIFAVVVVFWIAFKQNGYTLTFWARDCTETSLSPEIFQSVNPFFILLFTPLLVRFWSFLRGRKLEPATSSKIAIGMLLTAAAYMIMAVAGWVGGDVGRVSSGWLISTYATITIAELCLSPMGLSLVSKLAPAHKQGLMMGGWFAATSLGGWLAGQVGVAWTRMAHSSFFFLLVIASLAAFAVLMLLLKKIHATIVEAEQLEAAHR; from the coding sequence ATGCTCTCCATCCTCACGCTCTACATGGATGAGAGCCTGCACTTCGAGAACAGCACGATCGGCCAGATCTACGGCGGTTACATTGGCCTCGTCTATTTCACTCCGCTGATCGGCGGCTGGCTCGCGGACCGCTTCCTCGGCTTCCGCAAGGCCATCTACCTCGGCGGCGTGATCATGGGCCTCGGCCATCTCTCGCTGGCCTTCGCCTCGTTGCCGTTCTTCTTCACCGGCCTGATTTGCTTAATCATCGGCAACGGCCTCTTCAAACCCAACATCTCGACCATTCTCGGCAACCTCTACCACGATCTGCCCGAAAAGCGCGACGATGCCTACAACATCTTCTACATGGGGATCAATCTGGGAGCCTTCGCTTCTCCCCTCGTCGCCGCCTACCTGCGCGCCCATTTCGGCTGGCATTACGCCTTTGGCGCGGCGGGCATCGGCATGTTGTTTTCCCTCGCAATCTTTCATATCTTCAAGCGGCATGTGCTCGCGGGAGATATTACCCCCGGCACGCGTTCAACTCAAAAGAACCGCTCGTCCGTCGAGCTGACCCCCAAACAGGAGCGCGACCGCATCACGGCCCTCTTGCTGATCTTTGCGGTGGTCGTCGTGTTCTGGATCGCCTTCAAGCAAAATGGCTATACCCTGACCTTCTGGGCCCGCGATTGCACCGAAACCTCGCTGTCGCCGGAGATCTTCCAGTCCGTCAACCCGTTCTTCATCCTGCTCTTTACACCCCTGCTCGTGCGCTTCTGGAGCTTCCTGCGCGGCCGCAAACTCGAACCCGCCACCTCCTCCAAAATCGCCATCGGCATGCTGCTCACCGCCGCGGCGTACATGATTATGGCGGTTGCCGGGTGGGTCGGCGGCGACGTCGGCCGCGTCAGTTCCGGCTGGCTCATCAGCACCTATGCCACGATCACGATTGCCGAACTCTGTCTGTCGCCGATGGGTCTGTCGCTCGTTTCCAAACTCGCTCCCGCGCACAAGCAGGGCCTGATGATGGGTGGCTGGTTCGCGGCAACCTCCCTCGGCGGCTGGCTCGCCGGACAGGTCGGCGTCGCCTGGACCAGGATGGCCCACAGCAGCTTCTTCTTCCTGTTGGTGATCGCCTCCCTCGCGGCTTTTGCAGTGCTGATGTTGCTGCTCAAAAAGATTCACGCCACCATCGTCGAGGCTGAGCAACTCGAAGCCGCCCACCGCTGA
- a CDS encoding GIY-YIG nuclease family protein, translated as MNSFFVYMLSNTNRGIYIGVTNNLERRLYEHKHGLVEGFTKKYRMHRLVHYEVTSDIRSAITREKRLKWWPRAWKVKLIESMNPNWNDLAADWSSL; from the coding sequence ATGAATAGCTTCTTCGTGTACATGCTCAGCAATACCAATCGGGGCATTTACATTGGCGTCACGAATAATCTCGAACGCCGTTTGTACGAGCACAAGCACGGATTGGTCGAGGGGTTTACCAAGAAATATAGAATGCACCGATTGGTCCATTACGAAGTAACCAGCGATATTCGATCTGCGATCACGCGCGAGAAACGACTGAAGTGGTGGCCTCGGGCTTGGAAGGTCAAGCTGATCGAGTCTATGAATCCGAACTGGAACGACCTGGCCGCCGATTGGTCCTCCCTCTAG
- a CDS encoding RNA methyltransferase — protein sequence MDFLTPTRKQLSDWAKLSQKKHRRELGQFLIEGEVCTGEALDAQLKLEAILLQSAKADEWANQFGDLRAPIYRVNSESFERITKLEASQGVVAVAKMFSLPPLKSGLAIACEQVSDPGNCGALIRVADFFGASCLYLGRDSADIWNGKVVRGSMGSLFHQPVREHCDLLDLLDEWPGESVALVSHGGTPLSSYSPPTRLGGQGGGILVLGHESRGLSDELAMKCTHRLTLERRGHAESLNLVTAAAVFANTLTATPPFKGGT from the coding sequence GTGGACTTCCTAACCCCCACCCGCAAACAGCTTTCCGACTGGGCCAAACTTTCGCAGAAGAAACACCGCCGCGAACTCGGCCAGTTTCTGATCGAAGGCGAAGTCTGCACCGGCGAAGCGCTCGATGCACAGCTCAAGCTCGAAGCAATTTTGCTGCAATCGGCCAAAGCCGATGAATGGGCCAATCAGTTCGGCGATTTGCGCGCGCCGATCTATCGCGTCAATTCCGAATCGTTCGAGCGCATCACCAAACTCGAAGCCAGTCAGGGCGTCGTCGCGGTGGCCAAGATGTTCAGCCTGCCGCCGCTCAAATCCGGATTGGCAATCGCCTGCGAGCAGGTCTCCGATCCCGGCAATTGCGGCGCGCTGATTCGCGTCGCCGATTTCTTCGGCGCGAGCTGTCTCTATCTCGGCCGCGATTCCGCCGACATCTGGAACGGCAAGGTCGTGCGCGGCTCGATGGGCTCGCTGTTCCATCAGCCCGTCCGCGAGCATTGCGATTTGCTCGACCTGCTCGACGAATGGCCCGGCGAGAGCGTCGCCTTAGTCTCCCATGGCGGCACTCCGCTATCTTCCTACTCCCCCCCAACTCGCTTGGGGGGGCAGGGGGGGGGTATCCTCGTTCTCGGCCACGAATCCCGCGGCTTATCCGACGAGCTCGCGATGAAGTGCACGCATCGTCTCACCCTCGAACGCCGCGGCCACGCCGAGAGCCTCAACCTCGTCACCGCCGCCGCCGTCTTCGCGAACACGCTGACAGCCACCCCCCCGTTCAAAGGGGGAACGTAG